TTGGCTCTGTGCATAATGGGCCAGCCAGCCAGGTGGCGATCCAGCATAACTGCACCGGCGCCAATATTACTACGAGCGGTGCTGATTATTCATTTGAGCAGGCATTAATGAGTGCGGAACTTCTAGCTGACAGTCGTGACGAATCGATCTTCGTAATTGGCGCCGATGAAGGGCACCCTCAGTTCTCTCATCTTTTCGACCAATCGATTAATGCGAATACACCTCTGGTTGATGGCGGCGCCGGTTTTTGCCTGACCAGAAACGCTAGCGGGAATGGCGTTACAATTTGCACCTCCTTTTATAAAAATTCAAAAAGTACTGCTGTCTTTGAAGCTCTGCTTGAAGCCCTTGGTGGCGCCAACCAGCTGGCAGCTGATTATGGAGTGCTGATGGTCGGTATACCAGCGGCTTTCCGCAAAGAGGGTGATCGGCAGCTGGCCCAGTTCATGGAGCTTTCAGGATTTACAGGGCCGGTTATTGACTATAGGCAGCTAACCGGTGAATTTGCTTCTGCGTCTGCCGTTGCGGCAGTTATGGCGTTGGAGTTTTTAGAAAAGGGGGCGCTGCCAAAAGAGCTTGCTGGCGGCAGCCAAAGGTCATTTGAACAAAAAGGGGTTCTCGTTTTAGGTTTTGGTCAATTTATCACCGCAATGGAGTTACATGCTCCATGAATATTTTATTGATCTCACCGAATACACTTACGGTTCCCTATCCTGTTTACCCTATAGGCCTGGACTATGTGGCTGGCTCAGTATCTAAAGCCCACCAAGTGCGAATCGCTGATATGAATGTTGAAACCTACGAGTCGCTTGGCCGGATTCTTAAGGAATTTGCCCCTGACATTATTGGGGTTTCCTGCCGTAATATTGATAACACCGATGCCGGCGATTCACTGTTTTGTGTTAACGAATATCGTGATGTTATTGCCTGGCTCAGGAGACATTCCAATGCTTGTATCGTCTGCGGCGGCAGCGGCTTCACAATTTTGCCGGAGTCGGTTTTCGATAAATTAGGGGCTGACTATGGCGTCATTGGCGAAGGAGAACGCTTTGGCCTGCTGGTTGAGGCCTTAAGTGAGGGTAGAAATGTAACTGAAATTCCAGGCATCATTTCGAAATTCTCTTCAAGTTCGACCCCTCAACCCTGGTCGGGCGTTTTGAACAGGGATTTCAGAACAGACTCTGCCCATAATCAGTTTTACATGAAAAGAGGTGGGGTGTTTAACCTGCAGACCAAACGGGGCTGCACATTTAATTGCATCTACTGCCCCTATCCTCACATTGAGGGAAGACGGCATCGCTTGAGTGAGCCCGGCGCGGTCGCAGAAACGGCAATTTCTCTCCAGAAAGCCGGAGCTAAATACCTTTTTATTACCGATTCAGCCTTTAATTCAGATCTTGAGCACAGTCTCGCTGTGGCCAAAGCGTTTAAAAGCGCCGGACTATCAACTCCCTGGGGAGCGTTTTTTGCTCCTATCAAACACCCTGAAAACTATTTCAGGACAATGGCCGAGGCGGGCTTAACCCATGTAGAATTTGGCACTGAATCACTCTCTGATTTAATGCTGACTTCTTACCACAAACCTTTCCGGGCAAATGATGTCTTTAAGGCCCATAATGAGGCTGTTGAGGCAGGCTTGCATGTTGCCCATTACTTTTTACTAGGTGGTCCGGGAGAATCTGCGGCTACGGTTAACGATTGCCTGGATAAAATAGAAGGGCTTAACAAAACAGTTTTATTTTTCTTTCTTGGTATCAGAATTTATCCCCACACTCAACTATACGATATTGCCTTGGCAGAAGGGAAAATCTCCAGCAGCATGGAGATGTTGGAGCCGGTTTTTTATGCACCAGATGCCATCAGTCTTGATGAAATTAATGAGCTTGTGCAACAAAGAGCAGGCCAGCGGATAAACTGGATATTTGGTTCCGGCGGCACTGAAAGCTCAGCCGTAGTTTCCAGAATGCATGAAAAAGGGTATGTTGGGCCCCTGTGGGAGTACTTGGTACGATAAGCGAGTTGCTGCCGACATCAAGGAAGTGCCTCACAGGCCGATTCCTCGAAGGACTGGCAGGCTTGCTTGATATGGGGTACGAAGCGACGCGTGACAATTCTGGAGGTTGCAGGTTGACACCTCTTGGGCCTGGCCTCGCCACTGTGTTCTTCATATCGAATATCCAGTTTTCTCCGGGTTTTGTTGAAATATTTTTTATTTATTGGTAAGTTCGCACGGCCTTCTTCTAATGAAATGCCAGTGTTTATGCGGATTGTAGTCAAAGAGACGGATGGATGGGCGCTTTTCATAGGAAGGTACAATTTTTATGTGGTATACGCTTGTTGAAGTTAAACAATCTGCTGAACTTGAAATATCGGCCAAAGTAAAAATCGAAGCTGATTCTCCGTGGTTTGCCGGGCATTTCCCAGAGGCGCCAATCTTGCCGGGGATAGCTCAGTTGGGAATGGTTTCTGATCTTATTTCCAAATTCAGCAAAAATGATTTATATATACGAAGTTTGAGCAGGGTTAAGTTTAAAAAACTGTGCAAACCTGAAGATTTACTAAGTATTCATGCTCTTCCCGGGAAGGCTGCAAATAGTTACTCTTTCCGCATAGAGGTCAGTGAAGAAGAAGTATGCTCCGGTGTACTAATGCTTGAAAATAAGGAGAAATAAAGACCGCGATGCAAAACGATATTAGCCAAACTACCATTCGTATTGCCCAGATACTTATCAATGAGTTAAAACTTGATGATGTCACCCCGGAGACCTTCGACCCTGATCTTGATTTGGTCGATGAAGTTGGGGTCGACAGCATGGATCTTGCCACAGTTGCCCTGGTACTTCGAGATGAGTACGGCATTAGAATTGATGAGGATGATTATCCAAAACTGACTACCGTGCGGATTATTGCCGAATACATTACCAACAAGTTACGCAGTGACGATTAAGTGAACTCCTCGGTTACAGGAAAAAAAGAGTATAAATTTTCCGAAATAATTGCTGATCCGGTCATCAAGGAAAGATTTGAAAAGGTGAGGAAGTATTTCTTCCTGCGCGAATCCACCTATGATATGACCCACCGCTGTAATGTTCGTTGTGAGGGGTGCTATTATTTTGCCGGAGAAAAGCAGTTTGCCGAAGAAAATCTGGATGAAAATAGTTGGCAGACTCTGCTGGAAGCAGAGAAAGAAAGAGGCATAACCTTTGTGGTGCTTGCCGGTGCCGAGCCCTCGCTTGTCCCCCAGTTATGTGAAGTCTGTTATCGCACAATTCCATTAGGTGCTATTGCCACCAATGGTTTGATCCATATTCCTCTCCATATTGATTATAAAATCCATATCTCCGTTTGGGGTAATGACCAGACCAGCCTTGAAATCCGCAAAGCCAAAGATATGTTGGCCAGGCAGATCGTCAATTACCAAGATGATCCACGAGCAATATTTGTTTACACGTTTACCCCGGTTAATATTGATCAGGCCCGGGAGGTAACTGCTCTGCTGGCCCAAAACGGTCATAAAATTACCTTTAATATGTTTTCTGCTCCAGAGGGTTACCAAGGGCATCTTCGCCATGACCCAGACACTTTGGCCAGAACTCGCCAAACCATGACTGAGTTATTGCTACAGTATCCTGAAACGGTGGTATATTCCCATTACAATATAGTGGCCCATACTGACCCGAAAGGTCTGCATGCCCTTTATTCGTGCTCTTATCCCCGCCGGAATCCTCTCTCTGATATCGGTCTTGGCCGCTCGTTCAGGCAATACAGGACAGATCTTCAATGGGACAGGGAGGCGGCCTGTTGTGTTCCCGATACGGATTGTGACGATTGTCGGCATTATGCAGCCGGTAGTGCCGTGGTAACCGCCAGGATGTATCGGCATGCCTCTGATCCTGAGAGTTTTAAGGCCTGGCTCGATTATGTCGACACCTATTTGGCCGTTTGGGTGAAGGATTACACAAAGGGCCAAAATCTTTGTGATAGGTTCATTGCCCCCCCTTCTGCTGAAGCTTAAGAGTAATTAATCATAGATCTACAACCCAAAACAATACCTGATATGAAAACTGTAAGTTCTTTGTTGGATGAACATTGGTACGAACGTTATAAGAAGATCTCGAAACTCAATATCCGCAGTTCGATATATGATGTAACGGATCGCTGTAATCTTCGCTGTAAAGGGTGTTTTTTCTTCTCTTCGGATGAGCACAAAGCTGCCTCAGAAGAAAAAGATATCACAAAATGGGATGCTTTTGTTGAGAATGAGATGGCCAGAGGCGTCAACCTTGCCATCCTGATCGGAGGGGAGCCGACTCTGTGCCTGGACAGAATCGAGGCCTTTTACAAACGGCTGCCAACCTTTTGTGCCACCAACGGTTTGATTAAGGTCCCCAGGGAGCGATTCCCTGACATGATGGTCGGGATCTCTTTATGGGGTGACGCAGAAGACGAAGTGTTTCTGAGAGGAAAAGATACCTTTACGATTTCCAGTGCCAATTATGCTGGAGATCCCTACACCTATTATCTCTATACCATCTCCCCCAAGCAGATTGGCAAGATTGAGCGAAATATCAAAAAAGTTGCCGATGTCGGTCTGAAAGTTCATATGCAGCTGTTGTCTAATGATGAGGGGTTTGACGGATTTTCCTGGCAACCGGAGCAGCTTGTCGCTATCCGGGCTGAAATGGATGATATGCTTGATAAATATCCCAAGACTGTCATCTCTTCAAAATACTATCACGAGATTATTACCACCGGCCAAATGCTGGGCCGCCCCTTTGGCTGGAATGAGTGCCCATCGGTGACCGATACTTTGGATAAGCGTGAGCCAAGACCAAAACGCTTAACTAATTTTATTCGTTGGGCCTCTGATCTTAAAACTATGCATCGCTGCTGCACCTCCGAGACCCGTGACTGTTCTACCTGTAAAGATGGCGCCGCCCATATGAGTTGGGTAATGGTCAATAAACGGGATCATATCCGCACCACCAAGGATCTGCAGAACTGGATAGAGGTGTATGAAATGTTTGCAAAACTCTACCAATTTATCCCCTGGTAGGGGCCATATGGGCCTGAAAAAAGCTGTCATTCTCGGGTATGATGCGATCTCTCCTCTGGGCAGCGATCTCGAGAGCCAGTGGCAGAAGGCCCTTGACGGCGAGAGTGGCATTGGACCTTTGAGCCGCTTTGCGACGGGTGATGATTTTCCCGTCCATATTGCCGGGCAGGTTCCGGATATCGACGATGAACCCTACCCTTTCCTCTCTGCAAGGCACCAGGCCTCCTGGAGCTCTCCTGTTTTTAAATATTCTATGCTGTCGGTGACCCGGGCTCTCTGCCGAAGTAAAATTGAGATAACGCCTGATCTTTCTCCCAGAGTTGCGGTTACCTATAGCTCTGCCATTGGCGGGGTGGATGCGGTACTCAAGGCCGACCGGCGACTGATGGCAGAGAATAAACTGCCTCATCCGTACACGAATCCCAATGCCTGCATCAATATGGTTGGCGGCAAGATTGCCATTCAGACCAAGGCCCGAGGGCCGATAACTTCTACTATTACCGCTTGTGCCACGGGCCTGTCATCAATGGTTATCGGAGCCATGTTTTTAGCTCAGGGCAGAGCTGATGTGGCTATCTGCGGAGCGGTTGATTTTGCCCTGGTTGAACCGATTGTGGCCGGC
This genomic interval from Desulfobulbaceae bacterium contains the following:
- a CDS encoding cobalamin-dependent protein (Presence of a B(12) (cobalamin)-binding domain implies dependence on cobalamin itself, in one of its several forms, or in some unusual lineages, dependence on a cobalamin-like analog.), with product MNILLISPNTLTVPYPVYPIGLDYVAGSVSKAHQVRIADMNVETYESLGRILKEFAPDIIGVSCRNIDNTDAGDSLFCVNEYRDVIAWLRRHSNACIVCGGSGFTILPESVFDKLGADYGVIGEGERFGLLVEALSEGRNVTEIPGIISKFSSSSTPQPWSGVLNRDFRTDSAHNQFYMKRGGVFNLQTKRGCTFNCIYCPYPHIEGRRHRLSEPGAVAETAISLQKAGAKYLFITDSAFNSDLEHSLAVAKAFKSAGLSTPWGAFFAPIKHPENYFRTMAEAGLTHVEFGTESLSDLMLTSYHKPFRANDVFKAHNEAVEAGLHVAHYFLLGGPGESAATVNDCLDKIEGLNKTVLFFFLGIRIYPHTQLYDIALAEGKISSSMEMLEPVFYAPDAISLDEINELVQQRAGQRINWIFGSGGTESSAVVSRMHEKGYVGPLWEYLVR
- a CDS encoding phosphopantetheine-binding protein, whose amino-acid sequence is MQNDISQTTIRIAQILINELKLDDVTPETFDPDLDLVDEVGVDSMDLATVALVLRDEYGIRIDEDDYPKLTTVRIIAEYITNKLRSDD
- a CDS encoding radical SAM protein, coding for MNSSVTGKKEYKFSEIIADPVIKERFEKVRKYFFLRESTYDMTHRCNVRCEGCYYFAGEKQFAEENLDENSWQTLLEAEKERGITFVVLAGAEPSLVPQLCEVCYRTIPLGAIATNGLIHIPLHIDYKIHISVWGNDQTSLEIRKAKDMLARQIVNYQDDPRAIFVYTFTPVNIDQAREVTALLAQNGHKITFNMFSAPEGYQGHLRHDPDTLARTRQTMTELLLQYPETVVYSHYNIVAHTDPKGLHALYSCSYPRRNPLSDIGLGRSFRQYRTDLQWDREAACCVPDTDCDDCRHYAAGSAVVTARMYRHASDPESFKAWLDYVDTYLAVWVKDYTKGQNLCDRFIAPPSAEA
- a CDS encoding radical SAM protein gives rise to the protein MKTVSSLLDEHWYERYKKISKLNIRSSIYDVTDRCNLRCKGCFFFSSDEHKAASEEKDITKWDAFVENEMARGVNLAILIGGEPTLCLDRIEAFYKRLPTFCATNGLIKVPRERFPDMMVGISLWGDAEDEVFLRGKDTFTISSANYAGDPYTYYLYTISPKQIGKIERNIKKVADVGLKVHMQLLSNDEGFDGFSWQPEQLVAIRAEMDDMLDKYPKTVISSKYYHEIITTGQMLGRPFGWNECPSVTDTLDKREPRPKRLTNFIRWASDLKTMHRCCTSETRDCSTCKDGAAHMSWVMVNKRDHIRTTKDLQNWIEVYEMFAKLYQFIPW